A single region of the Brienomyrus brachyistius isolate T26 chromosome 10, BBRACH_0.4, whole genome shotgun sequence genome encodes:
- the cxcl14 gene encoding C-X-C motif chemokine 14, which translates to MNRCTAALLLLVIAIYSLNVEAYKCRCTRKGPKIRYKDVQKLEIKPKHPFCQEKMIFVTMENVSRFKGQEYCLHPKLQSTKNLVKWFRIWKDKHRVYEA; encoded by the exons ATGAATCGCTGCACGGCTGCGTTACTTCTCCTGGTTATTGCTATCTATTCCTTGAACGTCGAAG CCTACAAGTGCCGCTGTACCCGAAAAGGACCGAAGATCCGCTACAAGGACGTGCAGAAGTTGGAGATCAAACCTAAACACCCCTTCTGCCAGGAGAAGATGATTTT TGTGACCATGGAGAACGTATCACGGTTCAAAGGTCAGGAATATTGCCTGCACCCCAAACTGCAGAGCACCAAGAACCTGGTGAAGTGGTTCAGGATCTGGAAGGACAAACACAG GGTATATGAAGCTTGA